A stretch of Paenibacillus sp. URB8-2 DNA encodes these proteins:
- a CDS encoding cell wall hydrolase produces the protein MAVIKVNSEGEKVLARLMRAEAEEDGDLGMLMVGNVGVNRILGNCLDFRNIRSIDDMVFQSPGGFEAITKGYFYQRARERDIRLAKRAIAGERTHPASNALWFFRPVGNCPGTWYNQTNTGRFKAHCFFRPSAADCPTVY, from the coding sequence GTGGCCGTCATCAAGGTGAATTCGGAAGGGGAAAAAGTTCTGGCCCGGCTAATGCGGGCGGAAGCGGAGGAAGACGGAGATCTCGGCATGCTTATGGTGGGCAATGTCGGCGTCAACCGCATACTGGGCAACTGTCTGGATTTTAGAAACATCCGGTCTATCGATGACATGGTATTTCAGAGTCCGGGCGGATTTGAAGCAATCACGAAAGGGTATTTCTATCAGCGCGCCAGAGAAAGGGATATCCGCCTCGCCAAACGCGCCATCGCCGGCGAAAGAACGCATCCCGCCTCCAACGCTCTCTGGTTTTTCCGACCCGTCGGCAACTGCCCAGGTACCTGGTATAACCAGACGAACACCGGACGTTTTAAAGCGCACTGCTTTTTTAGACCCAGCGCAGCGGATTGTCCTACCGTTTACTAA
- the gerQ gene encoding spore coat protein GerQ translates to MSSGMPVGGSGMPVGGSAPPQVTSGSPMTPSGAVVPTPQPVFEQSYIENILRLNLGKVGTFYMTYENNSQWNAKIFKGVLEAAGRDHIIISDPSTGQRIMLLMVNLDYATFDQPLTYQYPGVIGAPPVTRN, encoded by the coding sequence ATGTCATCCGGAATGCCGGTTGGGGGAAGTGGAATGCCGGTTGGCGGAAGCGCTCCACCCCAAGTAACGAGCGGAAGCCCGATGACGCCGTCCGGAGCCGTCGTTCCAACCCCGCAGCCCGTCTTCGAGCAATCCTATATCGAAAATATTCTCCGGCTCAATCTGGGCAAAGTCGGCACGTTTTATATGACCTATGAAAACAACAGCCAATGGAACGCCAAAATCTTTAAAGGCGTGCTGGAAGCCGCGGGACGGGATCATATCATCATCAGCGATCCGTCGACGGGCCAGCGCATTATGCTGCTGATGGTCAATCTGGACTATGCGACCTTTGACCAGCCCCTTACTTACCAGTACCCGGGCGTCATCGGCGCTCCTCCGGTTACCCGTAATTAA